TCTTCGAACCAGATAAGTCCTTGTTTCACCTTTCTTATCTTTGCCATAAATAAATGTATCAAGTGTATCTTCAAAGAAGTTATGGTGCTTAGGGGCTATCTTCTTTGCGCGCATGCATTCATCTATCTTCCATGATAAAGCCCCGTGATAGGGAATTGCTGAATAAACAATACGTCCGTCAAAACAAACTGTAGTAAGTAAGGCAATGATAATTTCTATCCAAAAAACTCTTTTTGTCATTTTGTAGCCGGAAGCATTTTTCTGCTTTTGCTTCCCCGAAATCAATGTGAAGATAAAACTGATCAGAAATCCCAGCACACTAATCAGCAGCATAGGCAGGTGGCTTTTCACTCCACCATATTGACACAAATTCCATGTCTAATATAAAAATAATAAGTAAAAAGCCAGACTGGTTTTTTCGCAAATCTTAGATATGTTCTTCATGGTTATCTTATTCAATTCTTTACTGTTCATCACCGGTTTCCTTAATACGGACGATTCAATAATTTTTTAATTAGATTTCGTCAGTTTCATTACCATCAAAATATCGTCTGCATATGTACCATCCTGATATTTATTTGCATTGGGAATCCTTCCACATTCCACGAATCCTATACTCTTATACAAATGATATGCGCGGTCATTACCGCCAACTACAGTAAGCTCAACCTGCTCAAATCCCGCATTTTTTACTTCCTTAATAAGCCTATTCAGTATAATTCTTCCCAGCCCCTGACCCGTATGCTTCTGAAAAAGTGCGATACCAATTCCAGCACGATGAGCATTCCTCCTGCTTACGGCCTTGCTGTCAAAGGAACAGTTTCCAGCATATTCCCCATCAACAAAAACCAATAATAAAAGCTGATCGTCTGAATCATTGTGCCCATTAATGAAGCTTTTTTCTTGCTCAATCGTATAACTAATCTCATCTGCATCTGCCATTAAAAATCTGGTTTCTCCAGTTACTGTTTTCAAATAATTAATCAGCATGTCAGCCTCATCAGGTCTCGCGCATCTAAGTAGAATATTCTTTCCGTTCAATTCAAATCTTTCTTCATTAATCCGCATATGGTTTTCCATCCTGTGTGGTTTTTTTATCAAAATCTAATTAAAAATGCCCTTTTACTATCTGGAGGATTTACGTCAGACTTCTGAATGTCCCAAATAAATCTATGATTCCATATCCCCAGATAGGGTTGGGATAAATAAGGTTATTTCGTCTTGCGGCTCCGCGAACAAGTAATCTGCTTATATCCCGCCCGGAAATTGTTGTGGAATTTCCTCTTAAAATTGCCCATTCCATAAGTATTGCAACAATACCGGCACTATGAGCTGCTGCTGCCCCCGTTCCAGTCACACTTCCATACAGATTATTTGGAATCGGGCAAGTAAGTTCAAATCCAGGTGCTGCAATATCAGGAGCTATTCCGCCACTCGACGTAAATCCTCTGCTTGAACTAATAAGAATACCACCGTCTGTCTGGTTATAAGCAGTTACTGTCAAAGGATTGCGTGCATTACCCGGAGCACTAATTGTTACATTCGGGTCTGATTCCAAAAAGAAGGTTTCTTCCGAAATAAGATCTCCTGATGGAAGCCATGCATCAAAATAAGAATGCAGATTATCAATGGCAATAACCCGAATATTCCAAATACCACTGGAGGCATCCTCAAACCTTAAAAGTATTAACTGTTCCCCGCTTTCTTCTTCCATTATTATGTTATTTATGAAAACCTTTGAAGGTTCCAAGACAAAACTATATTCCACACAACGATTAAAGCCGGGGTATATCGGTTCTGTCCATTCACCGGAAGGTGATTGAAGCTGAATTGCCAGCCTGCTGGGTGATTTTTGCCATATTTGCATTGAAAACCCTTTATCCCGTTTGCCAATGCGAAGTTCAAAGTTACTGGAAGTTCGGCCTGTAACACTTTCTCCCCGATAGTGCCGTCGTGTATTGCCATCATTTCCAGCTGCAATACATATTGCTACTCTGGGGATTGTGGATAATATATTCAGATATATCGCCAATGCGTCATTACCATCATGATCTCCCTGGCTCGATCCAAGGCCAATGCAAATAACTACCGGACGGTTTAGTCTTCGGGCAACTGACAGAATATATTCGATACCCAAAAAAATATTTGTCTCCGCATAACACAGGACCGTATCATCTATACCAAATACTTTTCGGTTATAGTGTTTTGCAGGGGCAAGCTTCACGACAACCAATTCTGCTTCAGGCGCCACACCCGAAAAATCCTTCTGAGAGTTGGGATTTCCCGCTGCAATTCCTGCCAGCATAGTACCATGCCCGTCTTCATCGATACTGGGGACAACTATGAGTGGATTCTCCTGACGAAGCGCAAGATTAATCTGCGACTTACCGTACTCTGCCCCAAATTCAAATCTCGAAGGAGGTGTTCCATTGGCAATCGTCTGATCCCAAATTGAAAACAAACGGGTTGTTCCGTCAATATTTAAAAAGGCTTCATGCTGATAATCTATCCCGGTATCAACAAATCCAATTAAGACACCCTGTCCAAAAAGGGCCAGATTGGGATTGTTCTGAACAGTAGGTACTCCTGACTTCTCAAGACCGAGCTTTGAATTCAGTGTATATATTGAGGGAAATATATGATATGGATAGATTCCCAAAGTACACATGCGAAACATCTCCCCTGGAAGGTGGAGAACAGAATTTCTTTCATTAATTCTCGTTATTTGATATCCTGCTTCGGGATTATCAACTAATGTACTTTGCATTAATGTATTTTCAATTAGCAGGTCGAGGTAATCCTCATCTAATATTTTATGAATGAGATATTCCTCCTTTATGGATCGTTATCTATATAATTATATTCCTGCTAATTGTTTTTGTGTATGATATTATCTGTTATTACT
The window above is part of the Novisyntrophococcus fermenticellae genome. Proteins encoded here:
- a CDS encoding GNAT family N-acetyltransferase; the encoded protein is MRINEERFELNGKNILLRCARPDEADMLINYLKTVTGETRFLMADADEISYTIEQEKSFINGHNDSDDQLLLLVFVDGEYAGNCSFDSKAVSRRNAHRAGIGIALFQKHTGQGLGRIILNRLIKEVKNAGFEQVELTVVGGNDRAYHLYKSIGFVECGRIPNANKYQDGTYADDILMVMKLTKSN
- a CDS encoding S8 family peptidase, which codes for MCTLGIYPYHIFPSIYTLNSKLGLEKSGVPTVQNNPNLALFGQGVLIGFVDTGIDYQHEAFLNIDGTTRLFSIWDQTIANGTPPSRFEFGAEYGKSQINLALRQENPLIVVPSIDEDGHGTMLAGIAAGNPNSQKDFSGVAPEAELVVVKLAPAKHYNRKVFGIDDTVLCYAETNIFLGIEYILSVARRLNRPVVICIGLGSSQGDHDGNDALAIYLNILSTIPRVAICIAAGNDGNTRRHYRGESVTGRTSSNFELRIGKRDKGFSMQIWQKSPSRLAIQLQSPSGEWTEPIYPGFNRCVEYSFVLEPSKVFINNIIMEEESGEQLILLRFEDASSGIWNIRVIAIDNLHSYFDAWLPSGDLISEETFFLESDPNVTISAPGNARNPLTVTAYNQTDGGILISSSRGFTSSGGIAPDIAAPGFELTCPIPNNLYGSVTGTGAAAAHSAGIVAILMEWAILRGNSTTISGRDISRLLVRGAARRNNLIYPNPIWGYGIIDLFGTFRSLT